The genome window attgccaaATCATCCCAAATTTGTGTCattaaggacaaagtcacaaccagatggcCAGGACAAGATAACAGCTTAAATAATATAATCTCATCCTGACTTCTACCCATCTTTAGGAATCGGCAAAGGAAGAATATTTACCTGAGATTTTGATACTCTAAGAAAGGAAGAGATATTTCATATATGAGAGCATGTTTTCTATACCCCAGACAGTCCAAATATTGAACCATAGAAAAGTCCATAGAATATTGCAACTGGTTTTACATGTCTTAGCGGAAAGCCGACGTCATACAAGTTCCAAGACTTTGATTATTCCCTGACTATTGGCTGCCACAACAACGTTAGAGCCCTGAAAAATAAACAAGCCAAACATGTACTTAACTTTCTTTATTGATGTAGTATTATTGCTTGAATATTTATTTGACTATATCTCACTTTTCTATTTCTTTTGTTAGGTTCATTCCTCGTGCATCACTTCTGCAATCTTATTCTACATACCATTTTGTTGTAGCCCGAAGATGGACCCAATTGAATGATTGAAATGATTGCAAAAAATGGAGCAATTATTCATTTTGTGAAAAGCTCAGGACTGTTGCACATTACTGGAGTCACAACTTTTCACATCAACTATATGTTCTACTCACCGGTCTCCAACATACTGCACTAACAAATTCATTGGCATCCTCttcttttttctctttttcctgaaaagaatttgtccaaaaaatgttgatactGTCATCATTAACCATCCATTTTGTTCTTAAAGGGTCTCCCCATTCAAATATTCCATATAAGTGCATCTTCGAGATACAATTCAATTTTGGTTAAAGGTGAGAGGCTTTCCTACCCCCAGACAGGAGGCTGCCAACAGCCTGTTGCCTCCTACCCCTAAGCCAGCCAGCCATATTGAATGCTGACTCTGTCTAATCTAGATTTTTATTCAGCAACTCCTATTTCCCAAATGACACTCACCAAAACACTCCTGACTGTATCAAACTTAAAATTCAACAGCTGCTTTGAAAGTCCCTTGTAGTAGACACACAACGAGTTATTTTCACTTCCACAAGCAATGTAATCACCGTCCGAAGCTAAACCGACAAAGTTCTTCTCGTTGACGTGTCCTCTGAATGTGCGTAGGCAGTGGGGTTTGTTTGAGATGCTCCATAACTTCAACTGACTGTCAGTAGATCTGCAAAGGAAAGTTGTGAACATGATGAACCATTAACAACACATCTTTTTGTGATTGAACAGATGAAGACAGTATCAACTTTGACCAACAACTCTAACCAACTGGATCAAAATGTCAAGAAGAAACTGTGGGGAACAAAGGAAGACATGATGGCCAGCCTGATTTGTGACACCAAGCTATCTAAGATGCCGTCGTTGAACACACTTACGCAGAGACCAGTTCCTGAGTGTTGACAAACTTGGCATATGACACAGCCTTGCGATGACCTTTAAACACTACCACTGGTTGTGCAGTGCTTCGAAGATCGTAATAATGAACACAATGATCTGAAAatgaatttctgaatttagtacTATCCAACAAAGACATATAGTTTTACTGAGAACAAATATTATTTGTAGGGTCAAGTCTTCAAGATGTTTTGCTTGGGGCATTATCCTTTGGACGAGGGCAGTCATTTTCTCAATCAACAATTTATCAAGTAAAACTCAAAGTCTCCTCACCAGCAGATCCAAATGCCAGATGATATCGACTGTCCGGGTTGAATTTGACACAACAAACATTGGCCTTGGCTTCTATACAGGCCACGGAGTGCTCTGTATTCGTCGACCACAGCTTGACTTTCGAATCATCTGACCCAGAGGCGAGCAATTTAGGATCAACACGATTGAAGTCAACACTCCAGCACCTTTTTTCATGTTCCTAGAAACAAAAATTAAAGATTAGCTCAAGACGTTTATCTGAGGAGGATAGATTCTGACAACAAATCACCAAACATACAATGAATTATGCAGGGATAAAATTTCCACATGGTAGCCTTCGATGCCCTTCACTTCTGCCATGTAGCCAagcgatatttttttcaataaataaaatcatgaaagaGTTTTATATTCACCTGTAAAAGTCTCGACTTTGCACCAGTTAAAGCATCCCATATTGTAATTGTTCCCTCGTAATCTGAACTGGCAAGAACTCCTTTATGATAGTTATTCCACGCTATACAACTGAAAGAAAGATGTACAGAGATAAAGATTAACCAGCCTACTACACCAGGCCTTCTGTTGAAAGGTGATGCGACACCACGTGTAGTAGTGATAATGGGAGACATTTAAAAGCATCTTCTGCAGCCAAAGATACTATCTCACTTTGCAACACTGGCCTGTGAACTTGATTTACCAAACCCCATGACCTCAGTTACCAGGACGATAACTCTTGACATGAAGAATTTTAATCAAATCAGAAGACTAAGATTAGATCAATGATGATACTAACCTTATTTTAGAATTACAGACCATCTCCGTAATTGGATAATGAATATCTACAGCGTCACGTATCACAGTCGCATACTCAAACACTTTAATCTTTTTCGTGACACCGGCAATGGCAAAGTATTCACAGTCTCTGTCAAAGTCAATACTGGAATTAAAGGAAAGAAActctcatatatatatatatggtacacttttcaaattttctttcatCTCCAGAGCGAGACATGATAGAAGGTACGTTTTTATTGAGTGCCAATTTTACTACATAGGTATTAAACTTATCAattaatatgaaaaaaaaattgagaaaacgTTCAAAAAATAGCCATGGTTCTTTTCGAGCATGCCACTAGAGGTAAATTATCAATAGCCAACTCAAACAGTGATAGCAGGACTGCCTCATCACACTCCTAATTGAATGCTGTATGGAGTATGACGACTGAGCTTCAGGTCtactttttacaatttcaaTGTTCTAAACTTGACTAACCTTGATACAATGCTAGAACCATTATAAATATCACTGGCATAGCTTAAAGTAGCTAATGGACGAAATGTATTGAATTTCACAAATTTGCTGAGACTATCAGTAAACTCCTCCAGACCATCATGTAAACCAGGCTCTCCTGCAAGTGAAGAAAGAATCTTACGCATATTCCAACAAAGTAGTACAAAGAAATCATCTATGACATCATCAAAGGCTGCAGAAATAGAACACTGACTTGTAGCTAAAAGGGTAGATTTGATAGAACACGATTTCTTGGCATTGAATGCAAGAAGCATGCTTCAAACTGTTCTAGAGACTGTAATGCTTCTCACCAATAATTTACGTTTTTGATTTTTACAAATAAGAGTGACATTTCTCCAAGTTAAGACATTCCATTTGGGACTAAAAAATTTACCAACCTCCAGTGAACTCCTTCTGCCGTATACTGAAATAACACTGCTCCAAATCATCAAAATGCTGGTAGACCTTCTTACGTCTTGAAGACAAGCTTGTGTGCGGCCACCTGTGTTTACTAACGCTCTTGCTGCCGTTGAAACCATCTTGTTGCGTGAGATCCGTACTCGCAGAAGCTATTGCAGGATCAAAGCCATTCATCACATTTACAGCATTGACTGGACTAGTATCCTGAAATAAGTTTTTAATTGAGTGAAATATCTGGTGGACACAATCTAGTTCAGACAAAAAGAAGGTTATGACATTTCCATTATCCTACGACAACAAGATGAGGACTTCATAGTAAATGACAAAGGACATAAGTACATTGGACAACATTTGCttattattaatattatcatGTATGTATGGACAGAACTTGCACACATAAGTCCAAACACCACATGGCTCTCTACAGATCTGACTTAAAGTTCTCAACAAATAGCCATATGGAGAAAAATACTTACACCTGAATTGGGACATGCCTTCTTTAACTCTGCTAATTTCTCCTGAAAGTGGACAAACACATTATTTGGTGGAATTGCAGTTTTAATGAAACACTTCATCTTCCATCATCAGGAGAGTGTGCCATCACCCAGACCACTGCCACCCCACCCCACCTATTTAAAAACTACTACTAGACATGCTTAATTTTCATCATGACTATCCCAAACAGAACCTAAGGTCAAATATATCTATCCGGTTATACACTGTGCACAAGGCTTTGTTCATCATTTTTACTCACATCCACTTTTAAACAATCATCATCAAGCACTTGCAGCTCCCTATTCAGCTCATCAAGTTGCTGTTTTTTCTTCTGTCTGACTTGATGCAGGAACTCTTTCAGCAGTTGGTGCTGGGCAGCTTTACAGTCCTGAAAAGTAACAGGAAAACTTAGCATACATTGGCTCGTTGGGGACAGATTTCATTGAGAGGTGTCCCAAGGC of Lineus longissimus chromosome 17, tnLinLong1.2, whole genome shotgun sequence contains these proteins:
- the LOC135501187 gene encoding E3 ubiquitin-protein ligase COP1-like, giving the protein MAGRTQPPQIQQQPGQSQVVVNKRRKRNQPPVYSGIGSSFEDKDNDFVCAVCFEMIEEAHMTKCGHSFCYKCIKRQLEVSNRCPKCNYIIEKQDQIFPNFSLNELVLKHRQRQAEKKMKLDSQGGGLTLNLDDIVTSPENLDLANINMMLDVLSQKKQQLEADCKAAQHQLLKEFLHQVRQKKKQQLDELNRELQVLDDDCLKVDEKLAELKKACPNSGDTSPVNAVNVMNGFDPAIASASTDLTQQDGFNGSKSVSKHRWPHTSLSSRRKKVYQHFDDLEQCYFSIRQKEFTGGEPGLHDGLEEFTDSLSKFVKFNTFRPLATLSYASDIYNGSSIVSSIDFDRDCEYFAIAGVTKKIKVFEYATVIRDAVDIHYPITEMVCNSKISCIAWNNYHKGVLASSDYEGTITIWDALTGAKSRLLQEHEKRCWSVDFNRVDPKLLASGSDDSKVKLWSTNTEHSVACIEAKANVCCVKFNPDSRYHLAFGSADHCVHYYDLRSTAQPVVVFKGHRKAVSYAKFVNTQELVSASTDSQLKLWSISNKPHCLRTFRGHVNEKNFVGLASDGDYIACGSENNSLCVYYKGLSKQLLNFKFDTVRSVLEKEKKEEDANEFVSAVCWRPGSNVVVAANSQGIIKVLELV